Proteins from one Bacteroides zhangwenhongii genomic window:
- a CDS encoding reverse transcriptase domain-containing protein: protein MRREGYIIEEIIEYSNMSEAFDSVLRGTDRKRSRQGRFLLAHREKIITELTASIADGSFRLGGYHEREIEEYGKKRILQILSMKDRIAVFAIMNVVDRHLQKRYIRTTGASIKRRGTHDLMNCIRTDLQKNPEGTLYAYKFDIRRFYDNARQDFVMWCFRRVFKDKRLLVLLERFVKLLPEGISFGLRSSQGAGNLLLSVFLDHYLKDKYGVRYYYRYCDDGLVLGKTKAELWKIRDAVHGQMGKIDLEIKPNERVFPVEEGIDFLGYVIRPDYVRLRKRIKQKFARKMHEVKSRKRRRELIASFYGMTKHADCNKLFKKLTGKEMRSFKDLNVAYKPEDGKKRFPGVVVSIRELVNLPIVVKDFETGIKTEQGEDRCIVAIEVNGEAKKFFTNSEEMKNILAQVKEMPDGFPFETTIKTETFGKGRTKYVFT from the coding sequence ATGCGCAGGGAAGGATATATTATCGAGGAAATCATCGAATACTCCAATATGTCGGAGGCATTCGATTCGGTACTTCGCGGAACCGATCGTAAGAGGTCAAGGCAGGGACGATTCCTGCTTGCCCATAGGGAGAAGATTATCACCGAACTGACGGCTTCCATTGCGGACGGCTCATTCCGGCTGGGCGGCTACCATGAGAGGGAAATTGAAGAATACGGTAAAAAACGTATTTTGCAGATCCTGTCCATGAAAGACCGCATCGCTGTGTTTGCCATCATGAATGTGGTGGACCGCCACCTGCAAAAACGTTATATCCGGACAACCGGTGCAAGCATCAAAAGGCGCGGTACTCATGACCTGATGAACTGCATACGTACCGATTTGCAAAAAAATCCGGAAGGCACGCTTTACGCATACAAATTTGACATCCGGAGGTTTTATGACAATGCGCGGCAGGACTTTGTTATGTGGTGCTTCCGGAGGGTGTTCAAGGACAAAAGGCTGTTGGTCTTGTTGGAGCGGTTTGTTAAGCTGCTGCCGGAAGGTATCAGTTTCGGACTGCGCAGTTCACAAGGGGCAGGAAATCTGCTTCTGTCTGTATTTTTAGACCACTATCTGAAGGATAAGTACGGGGTTCGTTATTACTATCGCTATTGCGATGACGGACTGGTACTCGGTAAAACGAAAGCGGAATTGTGGAAGATTCGTGATGCTGTTCACGGGCAAATGGGAAAAATAGACTTGGAAATAAAGCCGAATGAACGGGTGTTCCCTGTGGAAGAAGGCATTGATTTCCTTGGCTATGTTATCCGTCCCGACTATGTAAGATTGCGGAAACGCATCAAACAGAAGTTTGCCCGGAAAATGCACGAGGTAAAATCGAGAAAAAGACGGCGGGAACTGATTGCCAGTTTCTACGGCATGACGAAGCACGCCGACTGTAATAAGTTGTTTAAAAAATTAACAGGCAAAGAAATGAGAAGTTTTAAAGACTTGAATGTCGCTTACAAGCCGGAAGACGGTAAAAAGCGATTCCCCGGAGTGGTGGTAAGCATCCGGGAACTGGTAAACTTACCCATTGTAGTGAAGGACTTTGAGACCGGTATCAAAACCGAGCAGGGAGAAGACCGCTGTATTGTGGCCATCGAAGTGAACGGCGAGGCAAAGAAGTTCTTCACCAACAGCGAGGAAATGAAGAATATTCTCGCACAAGTAAAGGAAATGCCGGATGGTTTCCCGTTTGAAACGACCATCAAGACAGAGACATTCGGCAAAGGTAGAACCAAATACGTGTTTACATGA
- a CDS encoding N-acetylmuramoyl-L-alanine amidase has translation MAKLKYLVIHCTATPEGREVSSADIRKWHTSPVSQGGRGWKQVGYTDLFHLQGGVERLVNNNEDAQVDPWEVTNGAKGYNSVSRHIVYAGGVAKDGKTPKDTRTGCQKKALEKYVKDFHRRFPDVRIVGHNELAAKACPSFDVQKWLKEIGINQ, from the coding sequence ATGGCAAAATTGAAGTATCTGGTAATTCACTGTACGGCAACCCCGGAGGGGCGTGAGGTATCATCGGCGGACATCCGGAAGTGGCACACTTCGCCCGTAAGCCAGGGTGGCAGAGGTTGGAAACAGGTGGGCTACACCGACCTGTTCCACCTGCAGGGCGGTGTGGAACGCTTGGTGAACAACAACGAGGATGCGCAGGTGGATCCCTGGGAAGTGACCAACGGAGCCAAGGGGTACAACAGCGTGAGCCGCCACATTGTGTATGCCGGCGGTGTGGCCAAGGACGGCAAGACCCCGAAGGACACCCGCACCGGCTGCCAGAAAAAGGCACTGGAGAAGTATGTGAAGGACTTCCATCGCAGATTCCCGGATGTGCGCATTGTGGGACACAACGAGCTGGCGGCCAAAGCCTGCCCCAGTTTCGATGTACAGAAATGGCTGAAAGAAATAGGTATTAACCAATAA
- a CDS encoding head maturation protease, ClpP-related produces MSRFFNITTSDDGTSTIFLYGDIGDYTEVQSGRIAQELMEAERVSRRIHVRINSNGGEVYSGIAIFNALRHSQADIRIYVDGIAASMASVIALCGKPVEMSKYARLMLHSVSGGCYGNKQDLQRCMEEIESLEGSLSEIYAERLGMSKEEVKQTYFDGEDHWLTAKEALDLGFIDDIYDADPVPADSTPAQIYTLFNNRLVEPQKNREDMNLEDVKKRPRFKDCASDADVFRLMDQLEEEAGKVPILTKENTDLKAKVKTYEDKAEAEDLAARKQLLDAAEQDGRIDATTRPIYENLLANDRENGEKALAQLPVKRRVMEDLHLEPNGEESPWNRRMREIKDKRKK; encoded by the coding sequence ATGAGCAGATTTTTCAATATTACAACGAGTGACGACGGCACCAGTACGATATTCCTGTACGGGGACATCGGAGACTATACGGAGGTGCAAAGCGGGCGCATAGCCCAGGAACTGATGGAAGCCGAACGCGTGAGCCGACGCATCCATGTGCGTATCAACAGCAACGGCGGGGAAGTGTACAGCGGCATTGCGATATTCAACGCCCTGCGCCATAGCCAGGCCGACATCCGCATTTATGTGGATGGCATAGCCGCCAGCATGGCCAGTGTGATAGCCCTTTGCGGCAAGCCCGTAGAAATGAGCAAATATGCCCGTCTGATGCTGCACAGTGTGAGCGGCGGGTGTTACGGCAACAAGCAGGACCTGCAGCGTTGCATGGAAGAGATAGAAAGCCTGGAAGGCAGCTTGAGTGAAATCTATGCCGAGCGGCTGGGCATGAGCAAGGAAGAAGTGAAACAGACCTATTTTGACGGCGAGGACCATTGGCTGACCGCCAAGGAAGCCCTGGACCTTGGTTTCATAGACGACATCTATGATGCAGACCCCGTGCCGGCAGACAGTACACCGGCGCAGATATATACTTTATTCAATAACCGGCTCGTTGAGCCACAAAAAAACAGAGAAGACATGAATCTGGAAGACGTAAAGAAACGCCCGCGCTTCAAGGACTGCGCGAGTGATGCGGATGTGTTCCGCCTGATGGACCAACTGGAGGAAGAGGCAGGCAAGGTACCTATCCTTACGAAAGAGAACACCGACCTGAAGGCCAAGGTGAAGACCTACGAAGACAAGGCTGAAGCCGAAGACCTTGCCGCCCGCAAGCAGCTGCTTGACGCAGCCGAGCAGGACGGTCGCATTGATGCGACTACCCGCCCCATCTACGAAAACCTTTTGGCCAATGACCGCGAGAACGGCGAAAAGGCCCTGGCCCAACTGCCGGTAAAGCGCCGTGTGATGGAAGACCTGCATCTGGAACCGAATGGTGAAGAAAGCCCCTGGAACAGGCGTATGCGAGAAATTAAGGACAAACGTAAAAAGTGA
- a CDS encoding helix-turn-helix domain-containing protein, producing the protein MADLTNAQKKEWAKTLYLKENLTQQEIADRVGVSRVSVSNWVRAGKWEEQKVGLTLTRQEQVANLYRQVAEINKAIAERPEGERFPSSKEADILGKLSATIRNMEQEVGIADIISVLTGLIDWVRAADLEKAKEITRLADAYIKDKL; encoded by the coding sequence ATGGCAGATTTGACGAATGCCCAGAAAAAGGAATGGGCAAAAACTTTGTACCTCAAGGAAAACCTCACACAGCAGGAAATCGCCGACCGGGTGGGCGTGTCACGGGTGTCCGTGTCCAACTGGGTACGGGCCGGGAAGTGGGAGGAACAGAAGGTGGGGCTTACGCTCACAAGGCAGGAACAGGTGGCTAACCTCTACCGGCAGGTGGCCGAAATAAACAAGGCCATCGCCGAACGGCCCGAAGGGGAACGGTTCCCCTCATCCAAGGAGGCTGACATCCTCGGGAAACTGTCGGCGACCATACGCAACATGGAGCAGGAAGTGGGCATTGCCGACATCATCAGTGTCCTCACCGGGCTCATCGACTGGGTACGGGCGGCCGACCTCGAAAAGGCAAAGGAAATTACACGCCTGGCCGATGCGTACATTAAAGACAAATTATAA
- a CDS encoding phage protein Gp36 family protein, translated as MSKFVELTDYDASIHRDILDALVREDETVIEVCEDRAIAEMRCYLGKRYDCNKIFAATGENRNQLVLMMVIDMAVYHIFCIHNPQKLSQVRKDRYERAVEWMKAVADEDISIEGAPLLPEEQRAGRSDFRIQSNRKRTNHW; from the coding sequence ATGAGCAAATTTGTTGAACTTACCGATTACGATGCGAGCATCCACCGAGACATCCTCGACGCACTGGTTCGCGAAGACGAAACGGTCATTGAGGTTTGCGAGGACAGGGCCATTGCCGAAATGCGGTGTTATCTGGGCAAACGCTACGACTGCAACAAGATTTTTGCAGCCACCGGCGAGAACCGTAACCAGCTCGTGCTGATGATGGTCATCGACATGGCGGTCTATCACATCTTCTGCATCCACAACCCGCAGAAACTTTCCCAGGTACGCAAGGATCGTTACGAACGGGCGGTGGAATGGATGAAGGCGGTGGCCGACGAGGACATTTCAATCGAAGGGGCTCCGCTGCTGCCCGAGGAACAAAGGGCGGGCAGGTCGGATTTCCGCATTCAAAGCAACCGCAAACGAACGAACCACTGGTAA
- a CDS encoding phage portal protein family protein produces the protein MKKKNRKTGKAGIITVGGNFTLPGQKRPNVIVLTQPKRFGLDISDYMAAVRVAENVDFSRRYKLYDLYEDILMDTHLSCVLEKRKNAVLCSNMEFRVDGKPDDKINEQIQSPWFNRLVGDILDAKFWGFSLCQFYKLQEWVDYDLVPRKHVDPVRELILRHQTDITGHSWNEYTDLLFVGSPSDLGLLAKAAPWVIYKRNTTGDWAQFSEVFGMPIQEYIYDSDDDESRQRAMEDAANAGSLAQFFHAKDTELKLTEAGNKTGSADVYERLCERCNNEISKLILGNTLTTESSEKGTQALGTVHKKVEDKVLEADRKYVLNVLNYDMTDILLRMGINTEGGTFCFPEPKETDAGTKISILTQLKKNFNIPIDDDYLYEEFGIDKPANYEQLKAEQKTAEQADQIPSPKKEPEPANKGRDDEPTPKQKRNFRNWLKGFFVKAPADGAALDW, from the coding sequence ATGAAAAAGAAAAACAGAAAAACTGGCAAAGCCGGCATCATCACCGTAGGGGGAAACTTCACGTTGCCGGGACAAAAGAGACCGAATGTGATTGTGCTCACACAGCCCAAACGCTTCGGGCTGGACATTTCCGACTACATGGCAGCCGTAAGGGTGGCCGAGAATGTCGATTTCTCGCGACGTTACAAACTTTATGACCTCTACGAGGACATTCTGATGGATACCCACCTTTCCTGTGTGCTCGAAAAGCGAAAGAATGCCGTGCTGTGCTCCAACATGGAATTCCGGGTGGACGGGAAGCCCGACGATAAAATCAACGAACAGATACAGTCGCCCTGGTTCAACCGGCTGGTGGGTGACATCCTTGATGCGAAATTCTGGGGCTTCTCGCTCTGCCAGTTCTACAAGCTGCAGGAGTGGGTGGATTATGACCTGGTACCACGCAAGCATGTGGATCCGGTCAGGGAACTCATCCTGCGCCACCAGACGGACATTACCGGCCATTCCTGGAATGAATATACCGACCTGCTGTTTGTGGGTTCACCGTCCGATTTGGGGCTGTTGGCCAAGGCTGCACCTTGGGTCATCTACAAACGTAACACTACGGGCGACTGGGCACAGTTCTCCGAGGTATTCGGCATGCCTATCCAGGAATATATCTATGATTCCGACGACGACGAGTCACGCCAGCGGGCCATGGAGGATGCGGCCAATGCCGGAAGTCTGGCGCAGTTCTTCCATGCCAAGGACACGGAACTCAAACTCACGGAAGCCGGAAACAAAACAGGGTCTGCCGATGTCTATGAACGCCTCTGCGAGCGGTGCAACAACGAAATTTCCAAACTGATACTGGGCAATACGCTGACCACCGAATCGTCCGAAAAAGGCACGCAGGCTTTGGGTACGGTTCATAAGAAAGTAGAGGACAAGGTACTGGAGGCCGACCGGAAGTACGTGCTCAACGTGCTGAATTACGACATGACGGACATTCTGCTGCGCATGGGCATCAACACCGAAGGGGGTACGTTCTGTTTCCCCGAACCGAAGGAAACGGATGCCGGTACCAAAATATCCATCCTCACGCAGCTGAAGAAGAACTTCAACATCCCCATCGACGACGACTATCTCTATGAGGAATTCGGTATCGACAAACCGGCCAATTACGAGCAGCTGAAGGCGGAACAAAAGACGGCTGAACAAGCCGACCAGATTCCAAGCCCGAAGAAGGAGCCGGAGCCAGCGAATAAGGGACGGGATGATGAACCGACACCGAAACAGAAAAGAAACTTCCGGAACTGGCTCAAAGGTTTTTTCGTGAAAGCCCCGGCAGACGGGGCAGCTTTAGACTGGTAG